In the Streptomyces sp. NBC_00525 genome, one interval contains:
- a CDS encoding Imm7 family immunity protein, with the protein MYEFHGWFGIAESTEESDTGTLDAGISELRADISRINWATGEVTLRAHNGEFFVTANGLMNRRRDESDELDTLLRKICVRFPGSWGLLYERSSDMEMPPGQGAFRVRVMARGQLHIRLDPFLSPVRPVIED; encoded by the coding sequence ATGTATGAGTTCCATGGCTGGTTCGGCATTGCCGAATCAACTGAAGAGTCGGACACCGGAACCCTGGACGCGGGAATCTCGGAGCTGCGCGCTGACATCAGCCGAATCAACTGGGCCACTGGCGAGGTCACACTCAGAGCACACAATGGCGAGTTCTTCGTCACCGCCAACGGGCTGATGAACCGCCGCCGCGATGAGTCCGATGAATTGGATACCCTCCTCCGGAAAATCTGCGTCCGATTTCCCGGCTCCTGGGGGTTGCTCTACGAGCGTTCCTCCGACATGGAGATGCCGCCGGGCCAGGGAGCGTTCCGTGTTCGAGTGATGGCCAGGGGCCAACTGCACATTCGCTTGGACCCGTTCCTTTCGCCGGTCCGGCCGGTTATCGAGGACTGA
- a CDS encoding type II toxin-antitoxin system CcdA family antitoxin → MSSTTRITVTLPSDQVAELRKLTDNVSGYVAEAVARQIRHQLLGDDLRRHEEEHGGFSSEELAEARASIFGSAGSSKDADAA, encoded by the coding sequence ATGTCGTCAACGACTCGCATCACCGTCACGCTCCCCAGCGACCAGGTGGCGGAACTCCGCAAGCTCACGGACAACGTCTCCGGCTACGTAGCGGAAGCCGTAGCCCGGCAGATCCGGCACCAGCTCCTGGGCGACGACCTTCGCCGCCACGAGGAGGAGCACGGAGGCTTCAGTAGCGAGGAGCTCGCCGAGGCCCGCGCGAGCATCTTCGGCTCCGCCGGTTCTTCCAAGGACGCGGACGCCGCGTGA
- a CDS encoding PIN domain-containing protein gives MSERIETFVLDSEGLSAWIAQDRKLLAMLQVFHDMGADLVIGANTIVELAHSRTNMPRLNCALSRIKVEPVTEQAAKAAAELLKGAGLHGHKYAIDATVAEVALRQPKPVALLTSDSDDMSKLCGSQVRIIPL, from the coding sequence GTGAGCGAGCGCATCGAAACCTTTGTCCTGGACTCGGAAGGGCTCTCCGCCTGGATCGCGCAGGACCGCAAGCTCCTGGCAATGCTGCAGGTCTTCCACGACATGGGAGCCGACCTGGTGATCGGGGCGAACACCATCGTGGAACTAGCCCACTCCCGCACCAACATGCCTCGCCTGAACTGCGCCCTGTCCCGTATCAAGGTGGAGCCGGTCACCGAGCAGGCGGCGAAAGCCGCGGCTGAGCTTCTCAAGGGAGCCGGACTGCACGGGCACAAGTACGCCATCGACGCCACGGTGGCCGAGGTCGCCCTCCGCCAGCCGAAACCCGTCGCCCTGCTGACCTCCGACAGCGACGACATGAGCAAGCTCTGCGGCAGCCAGGTTCGCATCATCCCTCTCTGA
- a CDS encoding Shedu anti-phage system protein SduA domain-containing protein — MTTFRSGFTLWQMVGRARELTEHPSVLDRIDAVLAVMGPAFGRTRYGKGRPLVNALEDVAKESLLFGDFELAQRFQRFAAYAGGKLFLEILENYYDEKARHRSEEGMRRLVAIGADRAVAVLDALSRDNPEATVADARDLFRGISLSVDHLGLGTEEGGIRLPTRERRRLQQYGHMELIMRNLPQPASAEAARMVGDFLADADAELLAQLLELKARRAGLDALRTVVENESSSESALHARLKNQEWIFGGAYVAELARRQYTADTILDIPLLRGDGSLHVVELKRANIKDLVIRRSGHLMLGADAHRAVSQAQNYLRTMDENRESILANHGVDTRRASATVVIGHPRFVRGGITPKEIAETLRTYNTHAARLEVITYETLLESAARMLALASAQQDPDQTEEPTA; from the coding sequence ATGACGACATTCCGTTCTGGTTTCACGCTTTGGCAGATGGTTGGCAGGGCGAGGGAACTCACTGAGCACCCGAGCGTGCTCGATCGCATCGATGCAGTGCTGGCTGTCATGGGCCCTGCCTTCGGCCGTACCAGGTACGGCAAGGGCAGGCCGTTGGTGAACGCCTTGGAAGACGTCGCCAAAGAATCGCTCCTGTTCGGAGACTTCGAACTTGCACAGCGATTCCAGCGCTTCGCTGCCTACGCCGGCGGCAAATTGTTCCTGGAGATCCTCGAGAACTACTACGACGAGAAAGCTCGGCATCGTAGCGAGGAAGGAATGCGCAGGTTGGTGGCTATAGGAGCCGATCGGGCGGTGGCCGTTCTGGACGCCCTCTCCAGGGACAATCCGGAGGCGACGGTCGCCGATGCGCGGGACCTCTTTCGCGGAATATCCCTGTCCGTGGACCACTTGGGTCTCGGTACAGAGGAGGGTGGGATCCGGCTTCCCACACGAGAGAGGAGGCGACTCCAGCAGTACGGGCACATGGAGCTCATCATGAGGAATTTGCCGCAACCGGCCTCGGCCGAGGCAGCGCGGATGGTGGGTGATTTCCTCGCGGATGCCGACGCGGAGCTGCTGGCTCAGTTGCTGGAGCTGAAGGCTCGGCGAGCGGGACTCGACGCTCTGCGCACTGTGGTGGAGAACGAGTCGAGCTCGGAGAGCGCCCTCCACGCCCGTCTGAAGAATCAGGAATGGATCTTCGGCGGGGCCTACGTGGCAGAACTGGCACGTAGGCAGTACACCGCGGACACGATTCTGGATATTCCGCTCCTGCGCGGTGATGGATCTCTTCATGTAGTGGAACTCAAGCGTGCCAACATCAAGGACCTGGTGATCCGCCGCAGCGGCCACCTCATGTTGGGTGCCGATGCCCACCGCGCGGTGTCGCAGGCTCAGAACTACCTCCGCACCATGGATGAGAACCGCGAGTCCATCCTCGCGAACCACGGAGTCGATACCCGTAGAGCCTCGGCAACGGTTGTGATCGGGCATCCGCGATTCGTTAGAGGTGGCATTACCCCCAAGGAGATCGCGGAGACACTCCGCACCTACAACACACACGCGGCACGGCTTGAAGTGATCACGTACGAGACTCTGTTGGAGTCAGCAGCCCGGATGCTGGCCCTCGCGTCAGCGCAGCAGGATCCTGACCAGACCGAGGAGCCCACGGCATGA
- a CDS encoding tellurium resistance protein → MQVNLNWSASSEADLDLGCMVQTRDGLGTAIQPLGEAFGSLTEWPYVSLDQDDRSGASSDGETLRISLEHRREFSKLLVYVYVYEGAVDFRRLGGIVTVSAPDGTWRIHLDDSPAGATSCAIALITPEPNGLNLRREGRWFTPHHYLGSQQQLDEAYGFGLAWGVGRKPPR, encoded by the coding sequence ATGCAGGTCAACCTCAACTGGTCGGCATCCTCGGAGGCGGACCTCGACCTGGGCTGCATGGTGCAGACCCGAGACGGATTAGGCACGGCGATACAGCCGCTCGGGGAGGCATTCGGATCGCTCACCGAGTGGCCCTACGTCAGCCTGGACCAGGACGATCGCAGCGGCGCCTCGTCGGACGGGGAGACTCTGAGGATCAGCCTGGAGCACCGGAGGGAATTCTCCAAGCTACTCGTCTATGTGTACGTCTACGAGGGGGCCGTGGACTTCCGGCGCCTAGGGGGCATCGTCACGGTGTCGGCGCCGGACGGCACGTGGCGTATCCACCTGGACGACTCACCGGCCGGTGCCACCTCGTGCGCCATCGCGCTGATCACGCCGGAACCGAACGGCCTGAACCTCCGACGCGAAGGCCGGTGGTTCACCCCGCACCACTACCTCGGCAGCCAACAACAGCTCGACGAGGCCTACGGGTTCGGCCTCGCCTGGGGCGTAGGAAGGAAGCCACCCCGATGA